Proteins from one Bos indicus x Bos taurus breed Angus x Brahman F1 hybrid chromosome 19, Bos_hybrid_MaternalHap_v2.0, whole genome shotgun sequence genomic window:
- the LOC113878400 gene encoding olfactory receptor 3A2, protein MQPEARTNRTALTDFILLGLVETENLQPMVFVLFLFAYLVTVGGNLSILAAILVEPKLHTPMYFFLGNLSVLDIGCITVTVPAMLGRLLSHKRTVPYAGCLSQLFFFHLLAGMDCFLLTAMAYDRFLAICRPLTYSTRMRQMVQRILVAVSWACAFTNALTHTIALTTLNFCGPNEVNHFYCDLPQLFQLSCSSTQLNELLLFGMSFIMAGTPMVLIISSYIHVAAAVLRIRSVEGRKKAFSTCGSHLTVVCLFYGTGIFNYMRLGSEEASDKDKGVGVFNTIINPMLNPLIYSLRNSDVQGSLWRVLLGRRSLA, encoded by the coding sequence ATGCAGCCAGAAGCTAGAACCAACAGGACAGCtctaactgattttattttactggGCTTAGTGGAAACAGAAAATCTACAGCCTATGGTCTTCGTACTGTTCCTCTTTGCCTACCTGGTCACTGTCGGGGGCAACCTCAGCATCCTGGCCGCCATCTTGGTGGAACCCAaactccacacccccatgtacttcttcttGGGGAATCTATCGGTGCTGGACATTGGGTGCATCACCGTCACTGTTCCTGCCATGTTGGGCCGTCTCCTGTCCCACAAGCGCACAGTTCCCTATGCAGGCTGCCTCTCCCAGCTCTTCTTCTTCCACCTTCTGGCTGGGATGGACTGCTTCCTGTTGACAGCCATGGCCTATGATCGATTCTTGGCCATCTGCCGACCTCTCACCTACAGCACTCGCATGAGACAGATGGTCCAGAGGATACTAGTGGCTGTGTCCTGGGCTTGTGCCTTCACCAATGCACTGACCCACACTATTGCCCTAACCACCCTTAACTTCTGTGGTCCCAACGAGGTCAATCACTTCTACTGTGACCTCCCACAGCTCTTCCAGCTCTCCTGCTCCAGCACTCAGCTCAATGAGCTGCTGCTCTTTGGCATGAGTTTCATAATGGCAGGTACACCTATGGTTCTCATCATCAGCTCCTACATCCATGTGGCAGCTGCAGTTCTACGAATCCGCTCAgtggagggcaggaagaaagcctTCTCCACGTGTGGCTCCCATCTCACTGTGGTCTGCCTCTTCTATGGGACTGGTATCTTCAACTACATGCGCCTGGGTTCAGAGGAGGCTTCAGACAAGGATAAGGGAGTTGGAGTTTTCAACACAATTATCAATCCCATGCTGAACCCACTTATCTACAGCCTTAGAAACTCTGACGTTCAGGGTTCCCTGTGGCGGGTACTTTTAGGGAGGCGGTCACTGGCATGA
- the LOC113878399 gene encoding olfactory receptor 3A2-like — MQPEAKTNRTAVTEFILLGLVETDNLQPMVFVLFLFAYLVTVGGNLSILAAILVEPKLHTPMYFFLGNLSALDIGCITVTVPAMLGRLLSHKRTVPYAGCLSQLFFFHLLAGMDCFLLTAMAYDRFLAICRPLTYSTRMSQTVQRILVVVPWACAFTNALTHTIALTTLNFCGPCEVNHFYCDLPQLFQLSCSSTRLNELLLFGVGFIMAGTPVVLIISSYIHVAAAVLRIRSAEGRKKAFSTCGSHLTVVCLFYGTGMFNYMRLGSEEASDKDKGVGVFNTVINPMLNPLIYSLRNPDVQGALWRVLVGRRSLT; from the coding sequence ATGCAGCCAGAAGCTAAAACCAACAGGACAGCTGtaactgaatttattttactGGGCTTAGTGGAAACAGACAATCTACAGCCTATGGTCTTTGTACTGTTCCTCTTTGCCTACCTGGTCACTGTCGGGGGCAACCTCAGCATCCTGGCCGCCATCTTGGTGGAACCCAaactccacacccccatgtacttcttcctggggAATCTATCGGCGCTGGACATTGGGTGCATCACCGTCACTGTTCCTGCCATGTTGGGCCGTCTCCTGTCCCACAAGCGCACAGTTCCCTATGCAGGCTGCCTCTCCCAGCTCTTCTTCTTCCACCTTCTGGCTGGGATGGACTGCTTCCTGTTGACAGCCATGGCCTATGATCGATTCTTGGCCATCTGCCGACCTCTCACCTACAGCACTCGCATGAGCCAGACGGTCCAGAGGATACTAGTGGTTGTGCCCTGGGCTTGTGCCTTCACCAATGCACTGACCCACACTATTGCCCTAACCACCCTTAACTTCTGTGGTCCCTGTGAGGTCAATCACTTCTACTGTGACCTCCCACAGCTCTTCCAGCTCTCCTGCTCCAGCACTAGGCTCAATGAGCTGCTGCTCTTTGGCGTGGGTTTCATAATGGCAGGTACACCTGTGGTTCTCATCATCAGCTCCTACATCCACGTGGCAGCTGCGGTTCTACGAATCCGCTCAGCGgagggcaggaagaaagcctTCTCCACATGTGGATCCCACCTCACTGTGGTCTGCCTCTTCTATGGGACTGGTATGTTCAACTACATGCGCCTGGGTTCAGAGGAGGCTTCAGACAAGGATAAGGGAGTTGGAGTTTTCAACACAGTTATCAATCCCATGCTGAACCCACTTATCTACAGCCTTAGAAACCCTGATGTTCAGGGTGCCCTGTGGCGGGTACTTGTAGGGAGGCGGTCACTGACATGA